The following coding sequences are from one Syngnathus acus chromosome 14, fSynAcu1.2, whole genome shotgun sequence window:
- the LOC119133811 gene encoding protein sprouty homolog 3, which yields MDPAHSFRMEPDGLDLQHVPVLSLDQIRTIRAHNDYVERPVALELATQSGFFYPYDERRPHGIYSQHPPSSRNAALPRSQSQQHAHMSRVSRSSTVSSSMSRTSAGSDQRLLAGLTPSHSGLTSVVRTQPKGELKADTSLSKIRAEDEPGGHQFICERCARCKCHECCAPRRLPSCWACGQRCLCSAESAVEYGTCLCCVKGLFYHCSAQDDEDNCADRPCSCAPAHALARWGTMGLLALCLPCLCCYPPARLCLALCRIAHDRATRPGCRCSNTNTVCRKISASDPNPGHPSVSKAVEKSL from the coding sequence ATGGACCCCGCTCATTCCTTTAGGATGGAGCCGGACGGGCTGGACCTCCAGCATGTGCCGGTGTTGTCGCTCGACCAGATCCGCACCATCCGGGCCCACAATGACTACGTGGAGCGCCCGGTGGCACTGGAGCTGGCGACCCAGTCTGGATTTTTCTACCCCTACGACGAGCGGCGCCCACATGGAATATACTCGCAACACCCTCCGTCGTCCCGCAATGCGGCGCTACCCCGcagtcaaagtcagcagcACGCCCACATGTCCCGCGTCAGTCGCTCCAGCACCGTGAGCTCCTCCATGTCCCGGACCAGCGCCGGCTCTGACCAGAGGCTGTTGGCGGGTTTGACGCCCTCACACTCCGGCCTGACCTCTGTGGTGCGCACGCAACCGAAAGGGGAGCTCAAGGCCGACACCTCCCTCAGCAAGATTCGGGCCGAGGACGAGCCGGGCGGGCACCAATTCATCTGCGAGCGCTGCGCCCGCTGCAAGTGCCACGAGTGCTGCGCCCCGCGCCGCCTGCCCTCCTGCTGGGCCTGTGGGCAGCGCTGCCTGTGTTCAGCCGAGAGTGCGGTGGAGTACGGCACCTGCCTGTGCTGCGTCAAGGGCCTCTTCTACCACTGTTCGGCTCAGGACGACGAGGACAACTGCGCCGATCGGCCGTGCTCCTGCGCCCCGGCCCACGCCCTGGCCCGCTGGGGCACCATGGGCCTCCTGGCTCTCTGCCTGCCCTGCCTCTGCTGCTATCCCCCTGCCCGACTGTGCCTCGCCCTGTGCCGCATCGCCCACGACCGGGCCACGCGACCCGGCTGCCGATGCAGCAACACCAACACCGTGTGCCGCAAGATCTCTGCTTCCGACCCCAACCCGGGTCATCCCTCTGTGAGCAAGGCTGTGGAGAAGTCACTATGA